The Arachis duranensis cultivar V14167 chromosome 2, aradu.V14167.gnm2.J7QH, whole genome shotgun sequence genome has a window encoding:
- the LOC107474705 gene encoding protein cornichon homolog 1 isoform X2: MGGKLFFWLVICFPSSIALLATTFYQVLILSDLEADYINPFDAASRINYFILPEYIGQGALCVLCLFTGHWFMFLLSLPVTCYHIMRYVKREHLIDVTEVFRGLNAERKFRLAKLVMYLILLIVVIFWLTLIGIYYLGIETDDEPGSFW; this comes from the exons atggGTGGGAAACTCTTCTTTTGGCTCGTCATTTGTTTCCCTTCCAGCATTGCCCTTCTCGCCACAACTTTCTACCAg GTTTTGATCCTATCTGACTTGGAAGCTGACTATATAAACCCGTTCGACGCGGCGTCTCGGATTAACTACTTCATTCTTCCTGAGTACATAGGACAGGGAGCTCTCTGCGTACTCTGCCTCTTCACTGGACACTGGTTCATGTTCTTGCTCTCTCTTCCAGTTACTTGCTATCACATCATGCG ATATGTGAAACGGGAGCATCTTATTGATGTTACTGAAGTGTTTAGAGGACTTAATGCTGAGAGGAAATTTCGGCTAGCCAAACTTGTCATGTACTTAATACTCCTCATTGTAGTCATATTCTG GCTTACATTAATCGGTATCTACTATTTAGGCATCGAAACTGATGATGAACCGGGAAGCTTCTGGTAA
- the LOC107474705 gene encoding protein cornichon homolog 1 isoform X1: MGGKLFFWLVICFPSSIALLATTFYQVLILSDLEADYINPFDAASRINYFILPEYIGQGALCVLCLFTGHWFMFLLSLPVTCYHIMRYVKREHLIDVTEVFRGLNAERKFRLAKLVMYLILLIVVIFWILAAGSSIFYHNSKFEELDIRLNTLGY; the protein is encoded by the exons atggGTGGGAAACTCTTCTTTTGGCTCGTCATTTGTTTCCCTTCCAGCATTGCCCTTCTCGCCACAACTTTCTACCAg GTTTTGATCCTATCTGACTTGGAAGCTGACTATATAAACCCGTTCGACGCGGCGTCTCGGATTAACTACTTCATTCTTCCTGAGTACATAGGACAGGGAGCTCTCTGCGTACTCTGCCTCTTCACTGGACACTGGTTCATGTTCTTGCTCTCTCTTCCAGTTACTTGCTATCACATCATGCG ATATGTGAAACGGGAGCATCTTATTGATGTTACTGAAGTGTTTAGAGGACTTAATGCTGAGAGGAAATTTCGGCTAGCCAAACTTGTCATGTACTTAATACTCCTCATTGTAGTCATATTCTG GATTCTGGCAGCAGGAAGTTCAATATTTTACCACAATTCCAAGTTTGAAGAATTAGACATTCGGTTGAATACTCTAGGATACTAG
- the LOC107474705 gene encoding protein cornichon homolog 1 isoform X3 translates to MGGKLFFWLVICFPSSIALLATTFYQVLILSDLEADYINPFDAASRINYFILPEYIGQGALCVLCLFTGHWFMFLLSLPVTCYHIMRYVKREHLIDVTEVFRGLNAERKFRLAKLVMYLILLIVVIFCRKFNILPQFQV, encoded by the exons atggGTGGGAAACTCTTCTTTTGGCTCGTCATTTGTTTCCCTTCCAGCATTGCCCTTCTCGCCACAACTTTCTACCAg GTTTTGATCCTATCTGACTTGGAAGCTGACTATATAAACCCGTTCGACGCGGCGTCTCGGATTAACTACTTCATTCTTCCTGAGTACATAGGACAGGGAGCTCTCTGCGTACTCTGCCTCTTCACTGGACACTGGTTCATGTTCTTGCTCTCTCTTCCAGTTACTTGCTATCACATCATGCG ATATGTGAAACGGGAGCATCTTATTGATGTTACTGAAGTGTTTAGAGGACTTAATGCTGAGAGGAAATTTCGGCTAGCCAAACTTGTCATGTACTTAATACTCCTCATTGTAGTCATATTCTG CAGGAAGTTCAATATTTTACCACAATTCCAAGTTTGA